The genomic region CGGTGGGTTACGGGTTTGGCAGCCGTGAGGAGCTGAGTGCCGAGGCGCCGACCTGGCATTTTGAAACATTGGCCGAGATGCATCAGGCGTTTTTGCAACGGCCTTGAATGCGCTATCGCAGGCAAGCCAGCTCCCACATTTGATCACGGTCGGCCAAGACAACTCAGTCAAATGTGGGAGCCGGGCTTGCCCGCGATGAGGCCCTACCGGCCAACCACTTGCCCGGATCCCTCCAACGCCCTCAGGGCCGCCTTGCGCTGATCCACCGGCAACCCGCCCAGCTTCTCCACCGCCGCAAAAAACTTCGGCCAATCGCCGCCTTCCTGCCGGAACAACGCGGCGAACGCCGGTACCCACTGGTCATACAGCCCAAACGGCAGCAACCTTGCGTTGTTCATCGGCAGGTTGATCCAGGCGTCATAACGCTTGTCGCCACCCCACTGGCTATCGCGCATGTGCCGGTAGTCACGGCGCAGGCGTTCGAATTCAGCCGCCTTGGTCTGGCGCATGGCACCTGCCGCCAGCGGCTGGGTATACAGCTGCTCGAGGCGTTTGCGGGTGTCGAGCACCAGCCGGGTGAACTGGTCGCGCTGTTTCAACGACGACTCGCTGGCTGGCGGCAAGCCACGGGCCGCGCGCCATTGCCGGGTGCCTTCCTGCTCGACGAAGGTGGCGTACGACTCGTTGAACTCGGTGTCGTCCTTCACATAAAACCGCTGATGCGCCAACTCATGAAAAATCAGCGTGGCCAGGCGCTCATCGCCCCAGCTCATCATCGAACTCATGATCGGGTCATTGAACCAGCCGAGGGTGGAGTAGGCCTCCACGCCACCAATCGACACGTCCATGCCTTGCTGCTTCAGCAACGCCGCCTGGCCGCGTGCGGCGCCCTGGTTGTAGTAACCGCGATAGGCCACGCACCCGGCAATCGGGAAGCAGTGGGTTTGCGGCGACAGGGAAAATTCAGGCGTGGCGAAGACGTTCCAGACCACATAAGGGCGGCCAATGTCCGCATACAGACGGTAACTCTGGTTGTCCGGCAGGTGCAGGTGCTCGCTGGCAAAGGTGCGGGCTTTCTGCGACTGCGCCAAGTGGTCCCGCAGCACCTGTGGCCGGGACGGGTCGGCGATGACCTCGGAGACCGGCTCCCGGGCCCGCAGCAATTGCCATTGGCCGTCTGCCAGTTGGCTGTAATAACTGACGCTGGAGCAGCCACTGAGCAACAGCAGCATCAACCCGGGAAGTAAACGCCTGACCATTAAAACCTCTCGCAGGTGACTATCCCGCCAGACTATCTCGCCTGTGGGGAATTTTTCCATGGCGTGGCGTGTTTATACTCATAGGGAGCGTGCCGCCGAACGCAGCCGCTTAAAAACCATTCCTACCGTTGAGTGCTTAACATGCGTCAGCTACTGCTTCCCATCGCTGCAGTCCTTCTCAGTGCCTGTACGTCGACGCCGCTACCGGCGGTTGATCCGCAGCAAGCCTGGGTTGACTTCGCCACCCCGACACCCGGCGCCAAGCTGGTGATGGCGCAACGCCTGGACGGAAAAAACCTGAACGACGGGCGCTTCTTCCAGGTGCCGCCTGGCAGCCATGAGCTGATGGTGCGTTTTGATTTCGAGGTGCCTACCGGTGGCAGCTTCGGCGGGATGGGCCAAACCACCGACCGAACCTGCTTCATGACCCTGCAATACGACCGTTTCGAGGCAGGCCAGCGCTATCGCCTGGAAGGGCGCTCACTGGGCTACAACCCGAATATCCGGCTGTACAA from Pseudomonas yamanorum harbors:
- a CDS encoding aminopeptidase, giving the protein MVRRLLPGLMLLLLSGCSSVSYYSQLADGQWQLLRAREPVSEVIADPSRPQVLRDHLAQSQKARTFASEHLHLPDNQSYRLYADIGRPYVVWNVFATPEFSLSPQTHCFPIAGCVAYRGYYNQGAARGQAALLKQQGMDVSIGGVEAYSTLGWFNDPIMSSMMSWGDERLATLIFHELAHQRFYVKDDTEFNESYATFVEQEGTRQWRAARGLPPASESSLKQRDQFTRLVLDTRKRLEQLYTQPLAAGAMRQTKAAEFERLRRDYRHMRDSQWGGDKRYDAWINLPMNNARLLPFGLYDQWVPAFAALFRQEGGDWPKFFAAVEKLGGLPVDQRKAALRALEGSGQVVGR
- a CDS encoding PA0061/PA0062 family lipoprotein, yielding MRQLLLPIAAVLLSACTSTPLPAVDPQQAWVDFATPTPGAKLVMAQRLDGKNLNDGRFFQVPPGSHELMVRFDFEVPTGGSFGGMGQTTDRTCFMTLQYDRFEAGQRYRLEGRSLGYNPNIRLYNKAGQLLAEERSVNCI